One stretch of Mangifera indica cultivar Alphonso chromosome 9, CATAS_Mindica_2.1, whole genome shotgun sequence DNA includes these proteins:
- the LOC123225020 gene encoding UDP-glycosyltransferase 92A1-like has translation MSGKTNNLEFDYLVWRSFPTTQPTKSATLSSARASQLFIKLIILLSSISLSSLIFNSTMSQTKEMMVMFPFMAQGHINPFLALALRIEKTNKYTVAFVNTPLNIKELRSSIPSNSSILLLELPFNSSDYGLPPNSENMNSVPSHLILNLFQASLSLKPDFRKLISNIIHQQNGQIPVCIISDMFLGWCEEIAQEFGVFHAIFITGGGFGYACFYSLWLNLPHRNTDSEEFALPDFPEAPRFHVTQMMDVLRYADGSDSHSSFTRKALSQWSKADGILFNTVEGIDRLGLTYFRRKFGRQVWSVGPLLLTPGSQAQSKRDFGISEEECKNWLDKKPECSVLYVSFGSQNNTISPSQMMQLAMALEASGKNFIWVVRPPLGFDINSEFRANEWLPEGFEERIRGLGRGLLVQKWAPQVEILCHKSVSVFLSHCGWNSVLESLSHGVPMIGWPMAAEQFYNVKLLEDMIGVCVEVARGKSCEVFHEDIVAKIKLVMNESEKGKEMREKTLQVKEIINNAIKDEENSKGVSMEAMDQFLKAALNMKLRGESKREIQQ, from the coding sequence ATGAGCGGCAAAACCAATAATTTGGAGTTTGACTACCTAGTATGGAGGTCTTTTCCAACAACGCAACCCACCAAAAGTGCCACTTTATCCTCTGCTCGGGCTTCACAGTTGTTCATTAAGCTTATTATACTCCTCTCATCCATCAGTTTATCCTCTTTGATCTTCAACTCAACTATGTCGCAAACAAAAGAGATGATGGTAATGTTTCCTTTCATGGCACAGGGCCATATAAACCCTTTCCTAGCTTTAGCCCTTCGGATagagaaaacaaacaaatacaCCGTAGCTTTTGTTAACACACCTCTAAATATCAAAGAACTCAGATCATCTATCCCTTCTAACTCCTCCATTCTTCTCCTTGAACTCCCTTTTAATAGCTCAGATTATGGCCTTCCTCCTAATTCCGAAAACATGAATTCTGTTCCTTCTCATCTTATTCTTAATCTCTTTCAGGCTTCTTTGTCATTGAAACCCGATTTCAGGAAACTTATCTCGAATATTATCCATCAGCAAAATGGACAAATACCAGTTTGTATCATCTCAGACATGTTCTTAGGATGGTGTGAAGAGATAGCACAAGAGTTTGGTGTCTTTCATGCTATATTTATTACTGGTGGTGGTTTTGGCTATGCTTGTTTCTACTCCCTGTGGCTAAACTTACCTCATCGGAATACGGATTCGGAAGAGTTTGCATTGCCTGATTTTCCTGAAGCTCCTAGATTTCATGTTACACAAATGATGGATGTTTTAAGATATGCGGATGGTAGTGATTCACATTCAAGCTTTACAAGAAAGGCACTTTCTCAATGGAGTAAAGCTGATGGAATATTGTTCAACACAGTAGAGGGGATTGACAGGCTTGGACTTACGTATTTTAGGAGAAAGTTTGGTCGACAGGTTTGGTCAGTTGGCCCCCTCCTTTTGACTCCTGGAAGCCAAGCCCAAAGCAAAAGAGATTTTGGAATCTCCGAAGAGGAGTGTAAAAATTGGCTTGACAAGAAACCTGAGTGTTCAGTTCTCTATGTTTCATTTGGTTCACAGAACAACACAATTTCTCCATCACAAATGATGCAACTGGCAATGGCTTTAGAGGCTAGTGGGAAGAATTTCATATGGGTTGTTAggccaccgttagggtttgacATAAACTCTGAATTTAGAGCAAATGAGTGGTTGCCTGAAGGATTCGAAGAAAGAATCAGAGGCTTAGGACGTGGGCTCTTAGTGCAAAAATGGGCACCCCAGGTGGAGATTTTATGTCATAAATCTGTATCAGTATTTTTGAGTCATTGTGGATGGAACTCTGTGCTTGAATCACTGAGCCATGGTGTGCCGATGATTGGGTGGCCGATGGCAGCAGAGCagttttataatgtaaaattgtTGGAAGACATGATTGGAGTTTGTGTGGAGGTTGCTAGAGGGAAGAGTTGTGAGGTTTTTCATGAAGATATAGTGGCAAAAATTAAGTTGGTGATGAATGAAAGtgagaaaggaaaggaaatgagAGAGAAAACACTGCAAGTTAAGGAGATAATCAACAATGCTATCAAAGACGAGGAAAATTCTAAAGGGGTTTCTATGGAAGCCATGGATCAATTTTTAAAAGCGGCATTGAATATGAAGCTCAGGGGAGAAAGCAAAAGGGAAATTCAACAATGA
- the LOC123225021 gene encoding lysine-specific demethylase JMJ30-like isoform X1, translating into METYFPTPILDEESSGLLKMISEHGGYAYVSMLAQAAAGDTRAAEAAREMAWEQLHSGPWHSVLPVWRDAFSMACLHVARHHCRDGEFKEALRVLDMGVIMGGPLLRKDLDSAIETVSFRARIREGEKNGEPAGASSENGRRLVSEEEFDKAELLRILPNRSLSCKIVVKRSGLSLEGFLREYFLSGSPVIITDCMAHWPARTKWNDIDYLKRVAGDRTVPVEVGKNYLCPEWKQELIPFSQFLERIRLTGNSSDVLTYLAQHPLFDQINELRKDICIPDYCFAGGGELRSLNAWFGPVGTVTPLHHDPHHNILAQVVGKKYIRLYPASLLEELYPYTETMLCNSSQVDLDHIDDSQFPKVSDLDFFDCILNEGEMIYIPPKWWHYVRSLSISLSVSFWWGSDAGGSTSS; encoded by the exons ATGGAGACTTACTTTCCCACGCCGATTCTCGACGAGGAATCGTCGGGCCTTCTGAAGATGATTTCGGAGCACGGCGGCTACGCCTACGTCAGCATGCTGGCACAGGCGGCGGCTGGAGACACACGCGCTGCCGAGGCGGCGCGTGAGATGGCCTGGGAGCAGCTACACTCCGGGCCGTGGCACTCTGTGCTGCCGGTGTGGAGGGATGCATTCTCGATGGCGTGCCTTCATGTGGCGAGGCATCATTGCCGGGACGGGGAGTTCAAGGAGGCGCTTAGGGTTTTGGATATGGGAGTGATCATGGGAGGGCCTCTTTTGAGGAAGGATTTGGACTCTGCTATCGAAACGGTGTCGTTTAGAGCTAGAATAAGAGAAGGTGAAAAAAATGGTGAGCCCGCTGGAGCGTCGTCGGAGAATGGAAGGAGATTAGTCTCCGAGGAGGAGTTTGATAAAGCTGAG CTTCTTCGAATTTTGCCAAATAGGTCCCTATCTTGTAAGATTGTGGTGAAAAGGTCAGGTTTATCTCTGGAGGGATTTCTGCGCGAATACTTCCTCTCAGGTTCTCCAGTTATAATAACTGATTGTATGGCACATTGGCCAGCCAGGACTAAGTGGAATGATATTGATTACTTGAAAAGAGTTGCTGGTGACCGCACAGTTCCAGTTGAG GTTGGAAAAAACTATTTATGCCCAGAGTGGAAGCAAGAACTTATCCCATTTTCCCAGTTTCTTGAGAGGATTCGATTGACTGGCAATTCTTCCGATGTCCTTACATATCTTGCTCAGCATCCATTATTTGATCAG ATTAATGAACTACGCAAAGACATTTGTATTCCTGATTACTGTTTTGCTGGTGGAGGGGAGCTGAGGTCTCTTAATGCTTGGTTCGGTCCAGTGGGGACAGTAACACCCCTGCATCATGATCCACATCATAATATACTTGCTCAG GTTGttggtaaaaaatatataaggcTTTACCCTGCTTCATTGTTGGAGGAACTTTACCCATACACAGAAACCATGCTTTGCAATTCCAGCCAG GTTGATTTAGACCACATTGATGACTCACAATTCCCAAAGGTGAGTGACCTAGACTTTTTTGACTGCATTCTAAACGAAGGTGAAATGATATACATCCCACCAAAATGGTGGCACTATGTGCGCTCTCTTTCGATAAGTTTGTCTGTCAGCTTTTGGTGGGGCAGTGACGCTGGAGGTTCAACCTCGTCCTGA
- the LOC123225021 gene encoding lysine-specific demethylase JMJ30-like isoform X3, with protein METYFPTPILDEESSGLLKMISEHGGYAYVSMLAQAAAGDTRAAEAAREMAWEQLHSGPWHSVLPVWRDAFSMACLHVARHHCRDGEFKEALRVLDMGVIMGGPLLRKDLDSAIETVSFRARIREGEKNGEPAGASSENGRRLVSEEEFDKAELLRILPNRSLSCKIVVKRSGLSLEGFLREYFLSGSPVIITDCMAHWPARTKWNDIDYLKRVAGDRTVPVEVGKNYLCPEWKQELIPFSQFLERIRLTGNSSDVLTYLAQHPLFDQINELRKDICIPDYCFAGGGELRSLNAWFGPVGTVTPLHHDPHHNILAQVVGKKYIRLYPASLLEELYPYTETMLCNSSQKLSSPSAPKGG; from the exons ATGGAGACTTACTTTCCCACGCCGATTCTCGACGAGGAATCGTCGGGCCTTCTGAAGATGATTTCGGAGCACGGCGGCTACGCCTACGTCAGCATGCTGGCACAGGCGGCGGCTGGAGACACACGCGCTGCCGAGGCGGCGCGTGAGATGGCCTGGGAGCAGCTACACTCCGGGCCGTGGCACTCTGTGCTGCCGGTGTGGAGGGATGCATTCTCGATGGCGTGCCTTCATGTGGCGAGGCATCATTGCCGGGACGGGGAGTTCAAGGAGGCGCTTAGGGTTTTGGATATGGGAGTGATCATGGGAGGGCCTCTTTTGAGGAAGGATTTGGACTCTGCTATCGAAACGGTGTCGTTTAGAGCTAGAATAAGAGAAGGTGAAAAAAATGGTGAGCCCGCTGGAGCGTCGTCGGAGAATGGAAGGAGATTAGTCTCCGAGGAGGAGTTTGATAAAGCTGAG CTTCTTCGAATTTTGCCAAATAGGTCCCTATCTTGTAAGATTGTGGTGAAAAGGTCAGGTTTATCTCTGGAGGGATTTCTGCGCGAATACTTCCTCTCAGGTTCTCCAGTTATAATAACTGATTGTATGGCACATTGGCCAGCCAGGACTAAGTGGAATGATATTGATTACTTGAAAAGAGTTGCTGGTGACCGCACAGTTCCAGTTGAG GTTGGAAAAAACTATTTATGCCCAGAGTGGAAGCAAGAACTTATCCCATTTTCCCAGTTTCTTGAGAGGATTCGATTGACTGGCAATTCTTCCGATGTCCTTACATATCTTGCTCAGCATCCATTATTTGATCAG ATTAATGAACTACGCAAAGACATTTGTATTCCTGATTACTGTTTTGCTGGTGGAGGGGAGCTGAGGTCTCTTAATGCTTGGTTCGGTCCAGTGGGGACAGTAACACCCCTGCATCATGATCCACATCATAATATACTTGCTCAG GTTGttggtaaaaaatatataaggcTTTACCCTGCTTCATTGTTGGAGGAACTTTACCCATACACAGAAACCATGCTTTGCAATTCCAGCCAG AAACTGAGTTCTCCATCAGCACCTAAAGGAGGCTAA
- the LOC123225021 gene encoding lysine-specific demethylase JMJ30-like isoform X2: METYFPTPILDEESSGLLKMISEHGGYAYVSMLAQAAAGDTRAAEAAREMAWEQLHSGPWHSVLPVWRDAFSMACLHVARHHCRDGEFKEALRVLDMGVIMGGPLLRKDLDSAIETVSFRARIREGEKNGEPAGASSENGRRLVSEEEFDKAEVRSLSCKIVVKRSGLSLEGFLREYFLSGSPVIITDCMAHWPARTKWNDIDYLKRVAGDRTVPVEVGKNYLCPEWKQELIPFSQFLERIRLTGNSSDVLTYLAQHPLFDQINELRKDICIPDYCFAGGGELRSLNAWFGPVGTVTPLHHDPHHNILAQVVGKKYIRLYPASLLEELYPYTETMLCNSSQVDLDHIDDSQFPKVSDLDFFDCILNEGEMIYIPPKWWHYVRSLSISLSVSFWWGSDAGGSTSS, from the exons ATGGAGACTTACTTTCCCACGCCGATTCTCGACGAGGAATCGTCGGGCCTTCTGAAGATGATTTCGGAGCACGGCGGCTACGCCTACGTCAGCATGCTGGCACAGGCGGCGGCTGGAGACACACGCGCTGCCGAGGCGGCGCGTGAGATGGCCTGGGAGCAGCTACACTCCGGGCCGTGGCACTCTGTGCTGCCGGTGTGGAGGGATGCATTCTCGATGGCGTGCCTTCATGTGGCGAGGCATCATTGCCGGGACGGGGAGTTCAAGGAGGCGCTTAGGGTTTTGGATATGGGAGTGATCATGGGAGGGCCTCTTTTGAGGAAGGATTTGGACTCTGCTATCGAAACGGTGTCGTTTAGAGCTAGAATAAGAGAAGGTGAAAAAAATGGTGAGCCCGCTGGAGCGTCGTCGGAGAATGGAAGGAGATTAGTCTCCGAGGAGGAGTTTGATAAAGCTGAGGTGAG GTCCCTATCTTGTAAGATTGTGGTGAAAAGGTCAGGTTTATCTCTGGAGGGATTTCTGCGCGAATACTTCCTCTCAGGTTCTCCAGTTATAATAACTGATTGTATGGCACATTGGCCAGCCAGGACTAAGTGGAATGATATTGATTACTTGAAAAGAGTTGCTGGTGACCGCACAGTTCCAGTTGAG GTTGGAAAAAACTATTTATGCCCAGAGTGGAAGCAAGAACTTATCCCATTTTCCCAGTTTCTTGAGAGGATTCGATTGACTGGCAATTCTTCCGATGTCCTTACATATCTTGCTCAGCATCCATTATTTGATCAG ATTAATGAACTACGCAAAGACATTTGTATTCCTGATTACTGTTTTGCTGGTGGAGGGGAGCTGAGGTCTCTTAATGCTTGGTTCGGTCCAGTGGGGACAGTAACACCCCTGCATCATGATCCACATCATAATATACTTGCTCAG GTTGttggtaaaaaatatataaggcTTTACCCTGCTTCATTGTTGGAGGAACTTTACCCATACACAGAAACCATGCTTTGCAATTCCAGCCAG GTTGATTTAGACCACATTGATGACTCACAATTCCCAAAGGTGAGTGACCTAGACTTTTTTGACTGCATTCTAAACGAAGGTGAAATGATATACATCCCACCAAAATGGTGGCACTATGTGCGCTCTCTTTCGATAAGTTTGTCTGTCAGCTTTTGGTGGGGCAGTGACGCTGGAGGTTCAACCTCGTCCTGA